The Leifsonia williamsii genome includes a region encoding these proteins:
- a CDS encoding ATP-binding protein: MRSDTDQQGADLRGVEAAEALFAGVRDAARRAGSRPVVVLIDGPSGAGKSSLADELVAAWPAAGTPRLVRMDELYPGWDGLDAGSAALGGDLLAPLRQGGTGHYRRWDWVRDRPAEPVAVDAEEPVVVEGCGTLAAANLPYADLTVWLDADDALRKRRALERDGEVFAREWDRWQAQFERYVEREHPREAAMLRLDVTSRPLGGLLAGRG, from the coding sequence ATGCGTTCGGACACTGACCAGCAGGGCGCCGATCTGAGGGGCGTCGAAGCGGCGGAGGCCCTGTTCGCCGGGGTACGGGACGCCGCTCGTCGCGCGGGGAGCCGGCCGGTCGTCGTGCTGATCGACGGTCCGAGCGGAGCGGGCAAGAGCTCGCTCGCGGACGAGCTGGTCGCGGCCTGGCCCGCGGCCGGGACCCCACGCCTGGTGCGCATGGACGAGCTGTATCCCGGCTGGGACGGCCTCGACGCCGGCTCCGCCGCCCTCGGCGGCGACCTCCTCGCTCCGCTGCGCCAGGGCGGCACCGGCCACTACCGGCGCTGGGACTGGGTGCGCGACCGGCCGGCCGAGCCGGTGGCGGTGGACGCGGAGGAGCCCGTCGTGGTGGAGGGCTGCGGCACGCTGGCCGCGGCGAACCTCCCGTACGCCGACCTCACCGTGTGGCTCGACGCCGACGACGCCCTCCGCAAGCGCCGGGCCCTGGAGCGCGACGGCGAGGTGTTCGCGCGAGAGTGGGACCGCTGGCAGGCGCAGTTCGAGCGCTACGTCGAGCGGGAGCACCCGCGGGAAGCGGCGATGCTGCGGCTTGACGTCACGAGCAGGCCGCTCGGCGGGCTGCTGGCCGGTCGGGGCTGA
- a CDS encoding DNA polymerase IV: MTTADVDDTGAHILHVDMDAFFASVELLDRPDARGKPAIVGHAGGRGVVTSATYEARRYGVRSAMPMAQAMRLCPTAIILPPHYEKYVEYSKRVMDIFHEVTPLVEPLSIDEAFLDVSGAGRLLGSPRRIAELVRSRVAGETGLTCSVGVAATKFMAKLASGRAKPDGLLVIPPGETIAFLRPLPVGALWGVGASTQAALERMGLRTVADLADAPLHVLQKAVGDASGRRLHELANGRDPRRVVTESREKSIGHENTFGVDVDDPDTLRRELLRLSTRVGERLRSHGMLGRTVAIKVRFSDFHTITRSRTLAEPTSVGRRLFEEAWQIFEALELDLRRTPIRLIGIRAEQLIDAGGDALALWDPDEEWRSTEQTLDAVSARFGRGVIGPASLVRRTKEADAESTDGRNPRWVSD; the protein is encoded by the coding sequence GTGACGACCGCCGACGTCGACGACACCGGCGCCCACATCCTGCACGTCGACATGGACGCCTTCTTCGCCTCCGTCGAGCTGCTCGACCGGCCCGATGCGCGCGGCAAGCCCGCGATCGTCGGGCACGCGGGCGGGCGCGGGGTCGTGACGAGCGCGACCTACGAGGCCCGCCGGTACGGCGTGCGGAGCGCGATGCCGATGGCGCAGGCGATGCGGCTGTGCCCGACCGCGATCATCCTGCCGCCGCACTACGAGAAGTACGTCGAGTACTCGAAGCGTGTGATGGACATCTTCCACGAGGTCACGCCGCTCGTGGAGCCGCTGTCGATCGACGAGGCCTTCCTCGACGTGTCGGGCGCCGGGAGGCTGCTGGGGTCGCCCCGGCGCATCGCCGAGCTGGTGCGCTCGCGCGTCGCGGGCGAGACGGGGCTGACCTGCTCGGTGGGCGTCGCCGCGACGAAGTTCATGGCGAAGCTCGCCTCCGGCCGCGCGAAGCCCGACGGGCTGCTCGTCATCCCGCCGGGCGAGACGATCGCGTTCCTCCGGCCGCTGCCGGTCGGCGCGCTGTGGGGCGTCGGCGCCAGCACGCAGGCGGCGCTCGAGCGGATGGGGCTGCGCACGGTCGCCGATCTGGCCGATGCGCCCCTCCACGTGCTCCAGAAGGCCGTCGGCGACGCGAGCGGGCGCCGGCTGCACGAGCTCGCGAACGGTCGCGACCCGCGCCGCGTCGTCACCGAGTCGCGCGAGAAGAGCATCGGCCACGAGAACACCTTCGGCGTCGACGTCGACGACCCCGACACCCTGCGCCGGGAGCTGCTGCGGCTCTCGACGCGGGTCGGCGAGCGCCTGCGCAGCCACGGGATGCTCGGCCGCACGGTCGCGATCAAGGTGCGGTTCTCCGACTTCCACACCATCACGCGCTCGCGCACGCTGGCCGAGCCGACGAGCGTCGGCCGGCGGCTGTTCGAGGAGGCGTGGCAGATCTTCGAGGCGCTGGAGCTCGACCTGCGCCGCACGCCCATCCGGCTGATCGGCATCCGCGCCGAGCAGTTGATCGACGCGGGCGGCGACGCGCTCGCGCTGTGGGACCCGGACGAGGAGTGGCGCAGCACCGAGCAGACCCTCGACGCGGTGAGCGCCCGCTTCGGCCGAGGCGTGATCGGCCCTGCCTCCCTGGTGCGCCGCACCAAGGAGGCCGACGCCGAGTCGACGGACGGCCGCAACCCGCGCTGGGTCTCCGACTGA
- a CDS encoding energy-coupling factor transporter transmembrane component T family protein: protein MTLLEPVRQGPLTTLNPVAKLGAALIVTVVLLVSIDPVSALVALVLELVLLAFARLPVRVVVARTAPLWIAAPLAGLTTALYGASSGTVYLQWWAVEVSQGSLELALATMLRILAIGLPAVLLFVTIDPTDLADGLAQLLRLPARFVLGGLAGLRLVGLFVDDWRALTLARRARGVAESGALRRLLGQSFALFVLSIRRGTKLATAMEARGFGATGARTWARPSTFRGRDWAALVVAAAVATAAVSVAVAVGSWNAFGH, encoded by the coding sequence GTGACGCTCCTCGAACCGGTCAGGCAGGGTCCGCTCACGACGCTCAACCCGGTCGCCAAGCTGGGCGCCGCGCTGATCGTGACCGTGGTGCTGCTGGTCTCGATCGATCCGGTGTCCGCGCTGGTGGCGCTCGTGCTGGAGCTTGTGCTGCTGGCCTTCGCGCGCCTCCCCGTCCGGGTGGTGGTCGCCCGCACGGCGCCGCTGTGGATCGCGGCGCCGCTCGCCGGTCTGACGACCGCGCTGTACGGCGCCTCCAGCGGCACGGTGTACCTGCAGTGGTGGGCGGTGGAGGTGAGCCAGGGCTCCCTGGAGCTCGCGCTCGCGACCATGCTGCGCATCCTGGCGATCGGTCTGCCCGCTGTGCTGCTGTTCGTGACCATCGACCCGACCGACCTCGCCGACGGTCTCGCGCAGCTGCTGCGGCTGCCCGCGCGCTTCGTGCTGGGCGGACTCGCCGGCCTCCGGCTGGTCGGGCTGTTCGTGGACGACTGGCGCGCGCTCACTCTTGCCCGCCGGGCGCGCGGGGTGGCCGAGAGCGGTGCCCTGCGGCGGCTGCTCGGCCAGTCGTTCGCGCTGTTCGTCCTCTCGATCCGCCGCGGCACCAAGCTGGCGACGGCGATGGAGGCGCGCGGCTTCGGGGCGACCGGCGCCCGGACCTGGGCACGGCCGTCGACCTTCCGCGGCCGCGACTGGGCGGCTCTGGTGGTCGCGGCGGCGGTCGCGACCGCGGCCGTGTCGGTAGCGGTCGCCGTGGGGAGCTGGAATGCGTTCGGACACTGA
- a CDS encoding ECF transporter S component, which produces MQDTITSTSARPTARVFRWRVVDIVVASVVAVAAGVVFWVWGQVQNPISGPVTAVLPGFQGILNGPWLFAGVLTALIVRKPGAALYGELVAATVSALIGTQWGFATLLSGLVQGLGAEIVFALFLYANWRLLPALLAGAGAGLAESILDLLYWYPGAKPEFAVVYTITTVISGVVCAGLLSWLLVRALARTGALSRFAAGREAAGRV; this is translated from the coding sequence GTGCAGGACACCATCACGTCCACGAGCGCGCGGCCGACCGCGCGCGTCTTCCGCTGGCGCGTCGTCGACATCGTCGTCGCAAGCGTCGTCGCCGTCGCCGCCGGCGTCGTCTTCTGGGTCTGGGGCCAGGTGCAGAACCCGATCTCGGGTCCGGTCACGGCGGTGCTGCCGGGCTTCCAGGGCATCCTGAACGGCCCGTGGCTGTTCGCGGGCGTCCTGACCGCGCTCATCGTGCGCAAGCCCGGCGCGGCGCTGTACGGCGAGCTCGTCGCGGCGACGGTGTCCGCCCTGATCGGTACGCAGTGGGGATTCGCCACGCTGCTCTCCGGCCTGGTGCAGGGCCTCGGCGCCGAGATCGTCTTCGCGCTGTTCCTCTACGCGAACTGGAGGCTGCTGCCGGCCCTGCTCGCGGGCGCCGGCGCCGGTCTCGCCGAGTCGATCCTCGACCTCCTCTACTGGTACCCGGGCGCCAAGCCGGAGTTCGCCGTGGTGTACACGATCACGACCGTGATCTCGGGCGTCGTCTGCGCCGGGCTGCTGTCGTGGCTGCTGGTGCGCGCACTCGCCCGCACCGGGGCCCTCAGCCGCTTCGCCGCCGGGCGGGAAGCAGCCGGGCGGGTCTGA
- a CDS encoding endonuclease/exonuclease/phosphatase family protein: MSSLRARRRPRGLVTGIAALGVGALLLWHGALPDTAGAASLIETFLPWAGALIVLLGLGALLRLSVFAGLAVATAAAIWWSLFGAAALPAVSAGAPAFTVVSENVQAGNPSAAAIARDLAGRSPDLIALQELDGTTLPAVESVLDAAYPYRSVVGTVGLWSRYPLSGEERLSLGLGWDRALRVDVATPGAPTSVYAVHLASVRPGENAQRDEMLAALTSTVRADDAGRVLVVGDLNTASTDRTLSPLTDVLAENPDSALGLGFTWPAALPLARLDHAFVRGLTTVSSTVLPDNGSDHRGIEVGLR; encoded by the coding sequence GTGTCATCCCTCCGCGCCCGCCGTCGCCCTCGCGGCCTCGTGACCGGGATCGCGGCGCTCGGCGTCGGGGCGCTGCTGCTGTGGCACGGTGCGCTGCCGGACACCGCGGGCGCCGCCTCCCTGATCGAGACGTTCCTCCCCTGGGCGGGCGCGCTGATCGTGCTGCTCGGGCTGGGCGCGCTGCTGCGGCTGTCGGTGTTCGCCGGTCTCGCCGTCGCCACGGCCGCGGCGATCTGGTGGTCGCTGTTCGGCGCCGCGGCCCTGCCAGCGGTGAGCGCGGGAGCGCCCGCGTTCACCGTCGTGAGCGAGAACGTGCAGGCCGGCAACCCGTCGGCCGCCGCCATCGCACGCGACCTGGCCGGCCGCTCCCCCGACCTGATCGCGCTGCAGGAGCTCGACGGCACGACCCTCCCCGCGGTGGAGAGCGTGCTCGACGCCGCCTACCCCTACCGGTCGGTCGTCGGCACGGTCGGCCTCTGGAGCCGCTACCCGCTGAGCGGCGAGGAGCGCCTCTCGCTCGGGCTGGGCTGGGACCGCGCCCTGCGCGTCGACGTCGCGACGCCCGGAGCGCCGACGAGCGTGTACGCGGTGCACCTGGCCTCCGTCCGCCCCGGGGAGAACGCGCAGCGCGACGAGATGCTGGCCGCGCTGACCTCCACCGTCCGCGCGGACGACGCCGGCCGGGTCCTCGTCGTCGGCGACCTCAACACCGCGAGCACCGACCGCACGCTGTCTCCGCTGACCGACGTGCTCGCCGAGAACCCGGACAGCGCCCTCGGCCTCGGCTTCACCTGGCCGGCGGCGCTGCCGCTCGCCCGGCTCGACCACGCGTTCGTCCGCGGGCTGACCACCGTCAGCAGCACGGTGCTGCCCGACAACGGCAGCGACCACCGCGGCATCGAGGTCGGCCTGCGCTAG
- a CDS encoding GerW family sporulation protein → MTSMSLRLAETISSSGIKSVYGEPVVVDGTTIVPVAAVQFGFGAGTAAEGEDAPGGAGGGGVAIPFGAYVSDETGVRFRPNLITLLAVGIPFLWVAGHAWARVIKALKR, encoded by the coding sequence ATGACCAGCATGTCTCTCCGGCTCGCCGAGACCATCAGCTCCTCCGGCATCAAGTCCGTCTACGGCGAGCCCGTCGTCGTCGACGGCACGACCATCGTCCCGGTCGCGGCCGTGCAGTTCGGCTTCGGCGCCGGCACCGCCGCCGAGGGCGAGGACGCCCCGGGCGGCGCGGGCGGAGGCGGCGTCGCCATCCCGTTCGGCGCGTACGTGAGCGACGAGACCGGTGTGCGCTTCCGGCCCAACCTGATCACGCTGCTCGCGGTCGGCATCCCGTTCCTCTGGGTGGCCGGTCACGCCTGGGCGCGCGTCATCAAGGCGCTCAAGCGCTAG
- a CDS encoding MFS transporter produces the protein MPSQTAATPKPRSRVHLGGRYWTLWSSSALSNLADGVLKVALPLVAIRFTDSPALIAGLGIAFTLPWLLTALTAGALADRFDRRRLMLIANIARSAVLGGLLVLTLLGGGSIWVLYGAAFLVGVAETVYDTSAQSILPQLVGRDALSRANGRLYAAELTANQFVGPPLGGLLVALSAALAIGAPAAFWVAAVVMLLFVRGRYATDHPRTTTIRADIAEGLRFLGRHRLLRVLAVMVGGFNFAINAVFTVFVLYAVGAGSALQLNDPEYGLLLTVMAIGSVLGTFLAEPCERVLGRARSLIVTVFAVAIMLAVPAFTTNLWAIGALFALGGAAISVWNVITVSLRQRVTPPRLLGRVNSAYRLLAFGTMPLGSAVGGLIAEILGLPAVFLIAGLVTLSLLSGMFWVTDGAMSRAEEDADRVSGAPGGTPDGSTATAADER, from the coding sequence CCACCTCGGCGGACGGTACTGGACGTTGTGGAGCTCCTCCGCCCTCTCCAACCTCGCCGACGGTGTGCTCAAGGTCGCCCTGCCGCTGGTCGCCATCCGCTTCACCGACTCCCCCGCCCTCATCGCCGGCTTGGGCATCGCCTTCACCCTCCCCTGGCTGCTGACCGCCCTGACCGCGGGCGCGCTCGCCGATCGCTTCGACCGGCGGCGGCTCATGCTGATCGCCAACATCGCGCGGTCGGCGGTGCTCGGCGGCCTGCTGGTGCTCACCCTTCTCGGCGGAGGCTCGATCTGGGTGCTCTACGGCGCCGCCTTCCTCGTCGGCGTGGCCGAGACGGTCTACGACACCTCGGCGCAGTCGATCCTGCCCCAGCTCGTCGGCCGTGACGCGCTCTCCCGGGCGAACGGGAGGCTGTACGCCGCCGAGCTCACCGCCAACCAGTTCGTCGGGCCGCCGCTCGGCGGGCTCCTCGTGGCCCTGAGCGCCGCGCTCGCCATCGGGGCGCCCGCCGCGTTCTGGGTGGCGGCCGTCGTGATGCTGCTCTTCGTGCGCGGCCGGTATGCGACCGATCACCCCCGCACGACGACCATCCGCGCCGACATCGCCGAAGGCCTCCGCTTCCTCGGGCGGCACCGCCTGCTGCGCGTGCTCGCTGTCATGGTGGGTGGGTTCAACTTCGCGATCAACGCCGTCTTCACGGTCTTCGTGCTGTACGCCGTCGGAGCGGGCTCAGCGCTGCAGTTGAACGACCCCGAGTACGGCCTGCTCCTCACGGTCATGGCGATCGGCAGCGTGCTCGGCACCTTCCTCGCCGAGCCGTGCGAACGGGTGCTCGGGCGGGCGCGCTCCCTGATCGTCACCGTCTTCGCCGTCGCCATCATGCTCGCGGTCCCCGCGTTCACGACGAATCTGTGGGCGATCGGGGCGCTGTTCGCCCTCGGCGGAGCAGCCATCTCGGTCTGGAACGTGATCACCGTGTCGCTGCGGCAGCGGGTGACGCCCCCTCGCCTGCTCGGCCGGGTCAACAGTGCGTACCGGCTGCTGGCGTTCGGGACGATGCCCCTCGGGTCGGCCGTCGGCGGGCTGATCGCCGAGATCCTGGGGCTTCCGGCCGTGTTCCTGATCGCCGGCCTCGTCACCCTGTCACTCCTCTCAGGAATGTTCTGGGTCACTGACGGCGCGATGAGCCGCGCGGAGGAGGATGCCGATCGCGTCTCCGGCGCACCTGGAGGAACACCCGATGGGTCTACCGCCACCGCGGCCGACGAACGGTGA
- a CDS encoding aldo/keto reductase family protein, with protein sequence MEFRYLGESGLKISEIIYGNWLTHGSQVENDTATASVRAALDAGITTFDTADAYANTVAEQVLGDALKGERRASLEIFTKVYWPTGPKGHNDVGLSRKHIMESIDGSLQRLGTDYVDLYQAHRYDVETPLEETMQAFADIVRQGKALYIGVSEWTAEQLRAGHALAKQLGFQLISNQPQYSMLWRVIEGAVVPASAELGISQIVWSPVAQGVLTGKYLPGEQPPEGSRGADEKGGANAIKSFLRDDVLEAVQRLRPIADELGITMAQLAVAWVLQNPNVAGAIVGASRPEQVASNAAAAGIRLDGDVLARIDEAVGDVAVTDTTETKSPERRPA encoded by the coding sequence ATGGAATTCAGATACCTCGGCGAGTCCGGGCTCAAGATCTCGGAGATCATCTACGGCAACTGGCTGACCCACGGATCGCAGGTCGAGAACGACACCGCGACCGCCTCCGTCCGGGCCGCCCTCGACGCCGGCATCACCACGTTCGACACCGCGGACGCGTACGCCAACACGGTCGCGGAGCAGGTGCTCGGCGACGCGCTGAAGGGCGAGCGCCGCGCCTCCCTCGAGATCTTCACGAAGGTCTACTGGCCCACCGGCCCGAAGGGGCACAACGACGTCGGCCTCTCGCGCAAGCACATCATGGAGTCGATCGACGGCTCCCTGCAGCGCCTCGGCACCGACTACGTCGACCTCTACCAGGCTCACCGGTACGACGTCGAGACGCCGCTGGAGGAGACGATGCAGGCGTTCGCCGACATCGTGCGCCAGGGCAAGGCCCTCTACATCGGCGTCAGCGAGTGGACCGCGGAGCAGCTGCGCGCCGGGCATGCGCTGGCGAAGCAGCTCGGCTTCCAGCTCATCTCGAACCAGCCGCAGTACTCGATGCTGTGGCGCGTCATCGAGGGCGCTGTGGTCCCGGCCTCGGCCGAGCTGGGCATCTCGCAGATCGTCTGGTCGCCGGTCGCGCAGGGCGTGCTCACCGGCAAGTACCTGCCGGGCGAGCAGCCGCCGGAGGGCTCCCGCGGCGCAGACGAGAAGGGCGGCGCGAACGCCATCAAGAGCTTCCTGCGCGACGACGTGCTGGAGGCCGTGCAGCGCCTCCGTCCGATCGCCGACGAGCTCGGCATCACGATGGCGCAGCTGGCCGTGGCGTGGGTGCTGCAGAACCCGAACGTCGCCGGGGCCATCGTGGGCGCCTCCCGCCCGGAGCAGGTGGCGTCGAACGCGGCCGCGGCAGGCATCCGCCTGGACGGCGACGTGCTCGCCCGCATCGACGAGGCCGTCGGCGACGTCGCGGTGACCGACACGACCGAGACGAAGTCGCCGGAGCGCCGCCCCGCCTAG
- a CDS encoding ABC transporter ATP-binding protein yields MPHQGQPVPAAVRVDGWGWRYSARAAWAVRELTLRVEPGERVLLLGASGAGKSTVLAGLAGVLGGEDDGESAGALLVDGRDPARARGVSGLLLQDPDAQVILARVGDDVAFGCENLGVPRAEIWPRVRTALDAVGLDLPLEHPTAALSGGQKQRLGLAGLLAMRPGLLLLDEPTANLDPEGVAEVREAVGAALAATGATFIVVEHRVAVWRDLVDRVVVLGADGGVLADGAPDAVLADAAGVLRAAGVWLPDAAVPEPPVVVPGERLLSAEALAFGRGPAVVRRRRRRPARSDRSVDGAALHALPDRVDLTLAEGSALALTGRNGAGKSTLALTLGGLLPPLDGRLEAEALLAAGAAHEPSQWRSRELLTRIGSVFQNPEHQLLASTVRDELAAGPRALGLPDDEVRRRVDELLDRLRLAALADANPFTLSGGQKRRLSVATALATRPRILVLDEPTFGQDANTWAGLVETIAGLRREGHAVVTATHDAEFVAAIGAESLRLGAGREAGQGVVA; encoded by the coding sequence GTGCCGCACCAGGGACAGCCGGTCCCTGCCGCCGTCCGGGTCGACGGCTGGGGCTGGCGCTACTCCGCACGGGCCGCGTGGGCGGTGCGCGAGCTGACGCTGCGCGTCGAGCCGGGCGAGCGCGTGCTGCTGCTCGGAGCCTCCGGCGCCGGCAAGAGCACCGTGCTCGCCGGGCTGGCGGGCGTGCTGGGCGGCGAGGACGACGGCGAGTCGGCCGGCGCACTGCTGGTCGACGGCCGCGACCCCGCCCGGGCACGCGGGGTGTCCGGGCTGCTGCTGCAGGACCCCGACGCCCAGGTGATCCTCGCGCGCGTCGGCGACGACGTGGCGTTCGGCTGCGAGAACCTCGGCGTTCCCCGGGCCGAGATCTGGCCGCGGGTGCGTACGGCCCTCGACGCGGTGGGGCTCGACCTGCCGCTGGAGCATCCGACCGCTGCGCTCTCGGGCGGGCAGAAGCAGCGCCTCGGGCTGGCCGGTCTGCTCGCCATGCGTCCTGGTCTGCTGCTGCTCGACGAGCCCACCGCGAACCTCGATCCAGAGGGTGTGGCGGAGGTCAGGGAGGCGGTGGGCGCTGCACTCGCGGCCACCGGCGCGACCTTCATCGTCGTGGAGCACCGGGTCGCGGTGTGGCGCGACCTCGTGGACCGCGTGGTCGTGCTGGGCGCGGACGGCGGCGTGCTCGCCGATGGCGCGCCCGACGCTGTGCTCGCGGATGCGGCCGGCGTGCTGCGCGCGGCGGGGGTGTGGCTGCCGGACGCCGCCGTGCCCGAGCCTCCCGTCGTCGTGCCGGGGGAGCGGCTGCTCAGCGCCGAGGCTCTGGCCTTCGGCCGCGGCCCCGCGGTCGTCCGCCGGCGCCGCCGGCGACCCGCCCGCAGCGACCGCTCCGTCGACGGAGCCGCGCTGCACGCGCTGCCCGACCGCGTCGACCTGACGCTCGCCGAGGGCTCCGCCCTCGCGCTCACCGGGAGGAACGGCGCCGGCAAGTCGACGCTGGCCCTCACGCTCGGCGGACTGCTCCCTCCCCTCGACGGGCGGCTGGAGGCGGAAGCACTGCTCGCCGCCGGCGCCGCGCACGAGCCGTCCCAGTGGCGGTCGCGCGAGCTGCTCACCCGCATCGGGAGCGTGTTCCAGAATCCCGAGCACCAGCTCCTCGCCTCCACCGTCCGTGACGAGCTGGCCGCGGGGCCGCGCGCCCTCGGGCTGCCCGACGACGAGGTGCGGCGCCGGGTCGACGAGCTGCTGGATCGGCTGCGGCTGGCAGCGCTGGCCGACGCCAACCCGTTCACCCTCTCGGGTGGCCAGAAGCGGAGGCTGTCGGTCGCGACCGCGCTGGCGACGCGTCCGCGGATCCTCGTGCTCGACGAACCGACCTTCGGGCAGGATGCGAACACCTGGGCCGGGCTGGTGGAGACGATCGCCGGGCTGCGCCGCGAGGGCCACGCCGTCGTCACCGCCACGCACGACGCCGAGTTCGTGGCGGCGATCGGCGCCGAGAGCCTCCGCCTCGGAGCGGGTCGGGAAGCGGGCCAGGGGGTGGTCGCGTGA
- a CDS encoding metallopeptidase family protein, translating to MALELDEEAFETIVTDELDQLPDEMVDGLDNVVFVVEDRPEDGSLDLLGLYDGVALTERDRYGFGEMPDRIILYREPLLTISADEDELRDEIHITLVHEIAHYYGIDDERLHELGWA from the coding sequence ATGGCGCTGGAGCTGGACGAGGAGGCGTTCGAGACGATCGTCACCGACGAGCTCGATCAGCTCCCCGACGAGATGGTCGACGGCCTCGACAACGTCGTGTTCGTCGTGGAGGACCGCCCGGAGGACGGCTCCCTCGACCTGCTCGGGCTGTACGACGGCGTCGCGCTCACCGAACGCGACCGCTACGGCTTCGGCGAGATGCCGGACCGCATCATCCTGTACCGGGAGCCGCTCCTCACGATCAGCGCCGACGAGGACGAGCTGCGCGACGAGATCCACATCACGCTCGTGCACGAGATCGCGCACTACTACGGCATCGACGACGAACGCCTCCACGAGCTGGGCTGGGCCTAG